In Phlebotomus papatasi isolate M1 chromosome 1, Ppap_2.1, whole genome shotgun sequence, the following proteins share a genomic window:
- the LOC129798034 gene encoding probable cytochrome P450 9f2, whose amino-acid sequence MFELFLFVGVVFLVKYIIDRGYKNEDFFKDKGIKYIKPTFIFGNSSNLVLRKKPILEFFKDSCLAMPNEKLIGMFEFRTPFVLVRDPELVKQLAVKEFDHFSDHRTVIANDADLIFGKSLVALQGDEWRDMRATLSPAFTGSKMRLMFELVSECANQMVNFVTKETKANGVQTYEMKDFFSRMANDIIATCAFGIQVNSLEHQDNEFYVKGKDMMNFTKPLRIIKFMIFMVFPQLLSFLKIKLVPDSLTGYFKSAIVQAMNYREKNKIIRPDMINLLMEAKKGNLSHQENEHDSAGFATVEESDIGKRIVRKVLSEEDILAQCFLFFFAGFETVSTALSFLCYELAVNSDIQERLFQEIFEISQELGQNSLNYDTIQKMKYMDMVVSETLRKWPPGLATDRLCTKDFLLDDGKGLQYKFSKGEFFMISMVGFHHDPKYFPNPDKFDPERFSDENKHKIISGTYLPFGVGPRNCIGSRFALMEVKALIYYILLNFKIEPNEKTQIPLKLTNEPTLKAEKGIWVQLTPRLRE is encoded by the exons ATGTTcgaattatttctttttgtgGGAGTTGTCTTCTTGGTCAAATACATCATTGATAGAGGGTACAAGAATGAGGACTTCTTTAAAGATAAAGGAATCAAATACATTAAGCCAACCTTTATATTTGGAAATTCATCAAATCTTGTATTGAGGAAGAAACCCATCCTTGAGTTCTTCAAAGATTCTTGCCTAGCCATGCCCAATGAAAA ATTAATTGGAATGTTTGAGTTCAGAACACCTTTTGTTTTGGTAAGGGACCCGGAACTTGTTAAACAATTGGCTGTAAAAGAGTTTGATCATTTTTCGGATCACCGAACTGTTATAGCAAATGACGCTGACCTTATCTTTGGAAAATCTTTGGTTGCCCTTCAGGGTGACGAATGGCGCGATATGAGGGCTACACTTAGTCCAGCCTTTACAGGAAGCAAGATGAGATTGATGTTTGAACTCGTGTCTGAATGTGCTAACCAAATGGTTAATTTTGTCACGAAAGAAACGAAGGCTAACGGTGTGCAAACTTACGAGATGAAGGATTTCTTTTCTAGAATGGCTAACGATATTATCGCAACATGTGCTTTTGGTATTCAAGTCAATTCCCTTGAACATCAAGATAATGAGTTTTACGTGAAGGGCAAGGACATGATGAATTTCACGAAGCCACTCAGAATAATCAAGTTTATGATCTTTATGGTGTTTCCACAATTGCTCAgctttctcaaaataaaattgGTACCAGATAGCTTGACCGGATACTTCAAAAGCGCTATCGTTCAAGCTATGAATTATCGCGAAAAGAATAAGATTATTCGTCCGGATATGATCAATTTGCTGATGGAAGCAAAGAAGGGTAATCTATCTCACCAAGAGAACGAACATGATTCCGCTGGATTCGCCACAGTTGAAGAGTCTGACATTGGAAAGCGAATAGTCAGAAAAGTCCTTTCAGAGGAAGATATTTTGGCACAgtgttttctctttttctttgcgGGTTTTGAAACAGTATCAACAGCCCTATCCTTTCTCTGCTACGAGCTAGCCGTGAACTCTGACATTCAGGAAAGACTGTTCCAGGAAATCTTCGAAATCAGCCAAGAACTTGGGCAAAATTCTTTAAACTACGACACGATTCAGAAGATGAAGTATATGGATATGGTTGTTTCTGAAACTTTGAGAAAATGGCCTCCAGGACTTGCTACCGATAGACTGTGCACGAAAGATTTTCTTTTGGATGATGGTAAAGGTTTGCAGTATAAGTTCAGTAAGGGCGAATTCTTCATGATCTCAATGGTTGGATTTCATCATGATCCTAAGTATTTCCCCAACCCAGATAAGTTTGATCCTGAGAGATTCAGTGATGAAAACAAGCATAAAATCATCTCTGGAACTTACTTACCCTTTGGAGTTGGTCCAAGAAACTGTATCG GGTCACGCTTTGCTCTCATGGAGGTAAAGGCTCTCATTTATTACATCCTCTTGAACTTTAAGATCGAACCTAATGAGAAGACTCAGATTCCTCTGAAACTGACTAATGAACCTACATTGAAAGCTGAAAAGGGTATTTGGGTTCAGCTTACTCCGCGACTGAGAGAATGA
- the LOC129798038 gene encoding probable cytochrome P450 9f2, with the protein MWFLILCVVIGWLLYKYGLRNEHFFRDRGVKYHKPLPFFGNSFRFFIQQENLISHVQKLCKDFREEKIFGIFDVMKPTLVIQDPELVKYLAIKEFDHFTDHRQLITPDIDPLFSHSLFSLKGQKWREMRATLSPAFTGSKMRLMCGLIVEICEQMVDFLKTEAQTKGPQAHEVKELFSRLATDIIGTCAFGIKVDSLKEEKNKFYVVASEMFNTTSVLLTIKFIAARACPKLMKLFGVTIFDEHYRHFLNGLVLNNMKTRMEKNIVRPDMINLLIEAQKGTLDNTSTDQDSAGFATVEESQMGTVAKKTSWTEEEIVSQCFIFFLAGFDTSSTVLTFVAYEVARDPKVQEKLYQEAKAFYGELKGSPLKYETLQKMKYLDMVVSETLRLWPPAAAVDRICTKDFTMEYDQGKKYTFTKGEQIWIPVGGFHFNPKYFPEPEKFDPERFSDENKSSINQSAYMPFGVGPRNCIGSRFALMEVKSLIFYLIVNFHFDLSNKTEVPLVMKGSFVGLKARSGVWIKFRPRE; encoded by the exons ATGtggtttttaattttatgtgtGGTCATTGGGTGGCTCCTCTATAAGTATGGGCTGAGAAATGAGCACTTCTTCCGAGATCGTGGTGTTAAGTACCACAAGCCTTTACCCTTTTTCGGAAATTCGTTCAGATTCTTCATTCAGCAGGAAAATCTTATAAGCCATGTTCAGAAACTTTGCAAGGATTTTAGAGAAGAAAA aatttttggaatattcGATGTTATGAAACCAACTTTGGTTATTCAAGATCCTGAACTTGTGAAATATCTTGCAATTAAGGAATTTGATCACTTTACTGATCATCGACAGTTGATCACACCAGATATTGATCCCCTGTTCTCTCATTCCCTATTCTCCCTCAAAGGACAAAAATGGCGCGAAATGAGAGCAACACTCAGTCCAGCATTCACAGGAAGCAAAATGCGCCTAATGTGCGGTCTTATAGTGGAAATATGTGAGCAAATGGTTGATTTCCTAAAGACAGAAGCTCAAACAAAAGGACCTCAAGCTCATGAAGTTAAAGAATTATTTTCCAGACTAGCTACTGACATAATTGGGACATGTGCTTTTGGGATTAAGGTGGATTCCTTGAAAGAAGAGAAGAACAAATTTTACGTTGTTGCTAGTGAGATGTTCAATACAACTTCAGTACTTctaacaattaaatttattgctgCCAGAGCATGTCCCAAGTTGATGAAGCTTTTTGGTGTTACAATCTTCGATGAGCACTATAGGCATTTCCTAAACGGTTTAGTCTTAAATAATATGAAAACGCGCATGGAGAAAAACATAGTTCGACCTGATATGATCAATCTTCTAATTGAAGCCCAGAAAGGAACACTAGACAACACATCAACTGATCAAGATTCCGCAGGTTTTGCAACAGTTGAAGAGTCTCAAATGGGAACTGTTGCTAAAAAGACATCCTGGACTGAAGAAGAAATTGTGTCGCAatgtttcatatttttcttgGCGGGATTTGATACTTCATCAACTGTTCTCACCTTCGTAGCCTATGAAGTTGCAAGGGATCCAAAAGTCCAAGAAAAACTCTATCAGGAAGCTAAAGCATTCTATGGTGAATTGAAGGGAAGTCCACTGAAGTACGAAACCTTGCAGAAGATGAAGTACCTGGACATGGTGGTTTCTGAAACTCTACGACTTTGGCCACCTGCTGCGGCTGTTGATCGTATCTGCACCAAGGACTTTACAATGGAATACGACCAGGGTAAAAAGTATACTTTCACGAAGGGTGAACAAATCTGGATCCCCGTTGGAGGTTTCCATTTCAATCCAAAATACTTTCCCGAACCAGAAAAGTTTGACCCAGAACGTTTCAGTGACGAAAACAAGTCTTCAATCAATCAATCTGCATACATGCCTTTTGGAGTTGGCCCTAGGAATTGCATTG GATCACGTTTTGCTTTGATGGAAGTTAAATCCCTTATATTTTACTTAATTGTAAACTTCCATTTTGATTTGTCGAACAAAACTGAAGTTCCTCTTGTTATGAAGGGATCATTTGTGGGACTTAAAGCAAGATCTGGCGTTTGGATCAAATTCCGTCCAAGGGAGTAA
- the LOC129798029 gene encoding probable cytochrome P450 9f2, producing the protein MLFEFLIYAVLGLLVYYIYQFGTKNENFFLERGLKFRKPVFLFGNNFPVVSLKNNLFDLMRGICRDFPKEKLIGYYDFRTPFVVVLDPEILKQLTIKEFENFTDHVPILSEDSDPLFGNALFSLRGHKWKDMRATLSPAFTGSKMRLMCDLMVEICEQMVIYLKDDVAKNGLQIHEAKKLISRLAIDIIGTCAFGVKVDSLKDKENEFYVTASNLINLSGLSLQIKLAGYRMFPKIMKRLKIPLFPEGSRNFMKTLILNTIRTREEKNIKRPDMINLLMDAQKGDLIYNAAETDSASAGFATVEESEIGRTTMIKRSWTDDELVAQCFIFFLAGFEGLSNITSFVIYEIMVNKDVQDKLYKEVSRIEKDLDGKSLKYDTLQQLKYLDMVVSEVLRKWGGPFVDRICTKDFTLKYDGNKEYTFYKGESFVIPITVYHHNPEFFPNPEKFDPERFSDEKNGSINSSTYIPFGIGPRNCIGSRFALMEIKAIVYYLVLNFHIEQTDKTQIPIRLANTFAGLMSEKGVHVQFRPRY; encoded by the exons atgttatttgaatttttgatttacGCAGTCCTAGGGCTGTTAGTGTACTATATCTATCAGTTTGGgactaaaaatgaaaatttctttttggaaaGAGGATTAAAGTTTCGTAAACCAGTGTTCCTTTTCGGAAATAACTTCCCAGTTGTCAGCTTGAAGAACAATCTGTTTGATCTTATGAGAGGAATATGCCGAGATTTTCCTAAAGAAAA ATTAATTGGCTATTACGACTTCCGTACACCTTTTGTTGTGGTTCTTGATCCAGAAATTTTAAAGCAACTGACTATCaaagagtttgaaaattttaccgatcATGTGCCAATTCTATCAGAAGATTCTGATCCTCTGTTTGGGAATGCACTCTTTTCTCTAAGAGGGCACAAATGGAAGGATATGAGAGCTACCCTTAGTCCAGCATTTACTGGAAGCAAGATGCGTTTAATGTGTGACCTTATGGTGGAAATTTGTGAGCAAATGGTAATATATCTGAAAGATGACGTTGCTAAAAATGGTCTTCAAATTCACGAAGCCAAGAAACTGATTTCAAGATTAGCCATTGATATAATTGGGACCTGCGCTTTTGGTGTTAAAGTCGACTCTTTAAAAGACAAGGAAAATGAGTTTTATGTAACTGCGAGTAATCTTATAAATTTAAGTGGATTATCGCTTCAGATAAAACTTGCAGGCTATAGAATGTTCCCTAAGATCATGAAACGTCTAAAAATACCACTTTTTCCGGAAGGTAGTAGGAATTTTATGAAAACTCTTATTCTTAACACAATAAGgacaagagaagaaaaaaacattaagcGTCCTGATATGATTAATCTTCTGATGGATGCACAGAAAGGCGATCTAATCTATAACGCTGCAGAAACGGATTCAGCCTCTGCCGGATTTGCAACAGTTGAAGAATCTGAAATTGGACGAACAACAATGATAAAGAGATCCTGGACCGATGATGAATTGGTTGCTCAGTGTTTCATCTTCTTTTTGGCTGGATTTGAAGGGTTATCAAACATAACCAGCTTTGTCATCTACGAAATCATGGTCAATAAGGATGTTCAAGACAAACTTTATAAAGAAGTTTCAAGAATAGAAAAAGATCTCGATGGGAAATCGTTGAAATATGATACACTTCAACAACTAAAATATCTGGACATGGTGGTTTCTGAGGTACTAAGGAAGTGGGGTGGTCCCTTTGTTGACCGTATATGTACTAAAGACTTTACGTTAAAGTACGATGGAAACAAAGAATATACCTTCTATAAGGGTGAATCATTTGTGATTCCAATAACCGTTTATCATCATAATCCGGAATTTTTCCCAAATCCGGAGAAATTTGATCCTGAAAGATTCAGTGATGAGAAAAATGGATCTATTAATTCTTCGACATATATCCCATTCGGAATTGGACCCAGGAACTGCATTG GTTCTCGATTTGCATTAATGGAGATTAAGGCTATCGTCTACTACTTGGTACTGAATTTCCACATTGAACAAACGGATAAGACTCAGATCCCAATTCGGTTGGCAAATACTTTCGCTGGACTAATGTCTGAAAAAGGAGTACATGTGCAATTTCGTCCAAGATATTAG
- the LOC129798044 gene encoding probable cytochrome P450 9f2 — protein sequence MLELLFIVAVVLLVKFIFDQGYKNEDFFKDKSIKFIKPHFMVGNSGNLFTRKRTIPEFFIDAYTAYPKEKFVGMFEFRNPMVLVKDPKTIKHLAVKEFDHFVDHRTIIPSEAEPLFGKSLILLKSEAWRDMRATLSPAFTGSKMRLMFELISDYSKRMVDFVSKETQSKGIQTYEMKDFFSRTANDIIATCAFGIQVNSLKDKDNEFFLKGREMTSFLKLSIFIKFILFMAVPKLLQVLRIRLIPESVTGFFKKVIIDAIDYREKNHIVRPDMIHLLMEAKKGKLSHQETERFDSEGFATVEESNIGKREPKKNLEEDDIAAQCFIFFFAGFDTVSTALSFLSYELAVNMEVQERLFQEVLETSRELGDKTLNYDTIQKMKYMDMVVSELLRMWPPVPIADRICTKELTYVDDDGLTYKFNKGDVFIMPVYAFHHDPEYFPNPSKFDPERFNEENKHNIDPGTYLPFGIGPRNCIGSRFALMELKALMYYILLNFKIEPNEKTQIPLKLTKNPTMLSEKGIWVQLTPRSNPA from the exons atgttagaattattatttattgtggCAGTGGTTCTCTTGGTCAAGTTCATATTTGATCAAGGCTACAAGAATGAAGACTTTTTTAAGGACAAAagcattaaatttattaaaccaCACTTCATGGTTGGCAACTCTGGGAATCTCTTCACACGCAAGCGAACTATACCTGAATTTTTTATAGATGCTTATACAGCCTATCCTAAGGAAAA GTTTGTCGGAATGTTTGAATTCAGGAATCCTATGGTACTTGTAAAAGACCCTAAAACAATAAAGCACTTGGCTGTTAAAGAATTCGATCATTTCGTTGATCATCGTACTATTATACCCAGTGAagcagaacctctttttggaaaatctttgatccttttaaaAAGTGAAGCTTGGAGAGACATGAGGGCAACCCTTAGTCCAGCCTTCACCGGAAGCAAGATGAGATTGATGTTTGAACTAATTTCCGATTACTCCAAACGAATGGTTGATTTCGTTAGCAAAGAAACTCAATCAAAAGGCATCCAAACTTACGAGATGAAGGACTTTTTCTCTCGTACTGCAAATGACATAATTGCAACATGTGCTTTCGGTATTCAGGTAAATTCTCTAAAGGATAAGGATaatgaatttttcctgaaagGCAGAGAGATGACGAGCTTCCTGAAACTTAGCATTTTCATTAAGTTTATTCTTTTCATGGCAGTGCCAAAATTGTTGCAAGTTCTTAGGATAAGACTCATACCAGAGAGTGTTACTGGTTTCTTTAAGAAAGTCATAATAGATGCTATAGATTACCGAGAGAAGAATCACATCGTCCGTCCGGATATGATACACCTTTTGATGGAAGCTAAAAAAGGAAAACTCTCTCATCAGGAAACTGAACGATTTGACTCAGAAGGATTTGCCACAGTCGAGGAATCAAATATAGGAAAGCGAGAACCGAAAAAGAATCTTGAAGAAGACGACATTGCTGCACAatgctttatatttttctttgctGGTTTTGATACTGTTTCGACAGCCTTATCGTTCCTCTCCTACGAGCTAGCTGTGAACATGGAAGTTCAGGAAAGGCTCTTCCAAGAAGTCCTAGAAACAAGTCGTGAATTGGGTGATAAGACATTAAATTATGACACGATTCAGAAGATGAAGTACATGGATATGGTAGTTTCTGAATTATTGAGGATGTGGCCACCAGTTCCCATAGCTGATAGGATCTGCACCAAAGAATTGACATATGTTGATGACGATGGTCTCACATATAAGTTTAATAAGGGTGATGTTTTTATAATGCCAGTCTACGCATTTCACCATGATCCAGAATATTTCCCTAATCCTAGTAAATTTGATCCTGAGAGATTCAATGAAGAGAACAAACACAATATCGATCCCGGAACATATTTACCTTTCGGAATCGGCCCAAGGAACTGTATCG GCTCTCGATTCGCTCTCATGGAATTAAAAGCCCTAATGTACTACATCTTGTTGAACTTTAAAATCGAACCCAATGAGAAGACGCAGATTCCTCTAAAACTGACCAAGAATCCTACTATGCTATCAGAGAAGGGTATATGGGTTCAGCTAACACCAAGATCGAATCCTGCTTAA
- the LOC129798057 gene encoding probable cytochrome P450 9f2 gives MKKVVSKTVMLFMFLILTTLAFLVYYIYQLGTKNEDYFIKRGLKFRKPLFLLGNNFPIVFRRSNFFDFVKNLCKGYTGEKMIGYFAFREPVVVVLDPEIAKQLAVKEFDNFADHKVFLSEEVDQLVGNSLMALTGQKWKDMRATLSPAFTGSKMRLMCDFMVESCDQMVSYLKEEVTKKGLQSYDVKELIARLAVDVIGTCAFGVKVDSLKDKNNEFFVTSRSLINFTSISLQIKFILYIICPQIMKFFKISFFSEAASNFIRKIVLDTMKTREEKNIIRPDMIHLLMEAKKGNLIDAGNDKDSAGFATVEESDIGMRTFIKRSWKDDELVGQCFLFFLAGYEALSTITSFVIYEIMVNTDVQDKLYQEVSEMDKKSEEKSLNYDTLKQLKYLDMVVSEVLRKWSGPALDRVCTRDFTFKYDVDKEYTFHKNDLIWIPTASYHHNPEFFPNPEKFDPERFSDENKDSINLSAYAPFGIGPRNCIGSRFALMEMKSTIYYLVLNFHVEPTEKTQIPIKFTNSVIGLQPEKGIHAQFRPRY, from the exons ATGAAAAAGGTAGTTTCGAAAACAGTTATGCTGTTTATGTTCTTGATATTGACCACCCTAGCTTTCTTGGTGTATTATATCTACCAGTTAGGAACTAAAAATGAAGATTACTTCATCAAAAGAGGACTCAAATTCCGTAAACCATTGTTTCTTCTTGGGAATAACTTTCCTATAGTATTCAGGCGCTCTAATTTTTTCGATTTCGTAAAGAATTTGTGCAAGGGATATACTGGAGAAAA AATGATTGGATACTTCGCTTTTCGTGAACCTGTCGTTGTAGTCCTCGATCCGGAAATAGCTAAACAACTTGCTGTCAAGGAATTCGACAATTTTGCCGATCATAAAGTATTTCTCTCTGAAGAAGTAGATCAACTTGTAGGAAATTCCCTAATGGCTCTCACGGGACAAAAGTGGAAAGATATGAGAGCTACATTGAGTCCTGCTTTCACAGGGAGTAAAATGCGTTTAATGTGTGACTTTATGGTGGAGAGTTGTGATCAAATGGTCAGCTATTTGAAAGAAGAAGTCACCAAGAAAGGACTACAATCGTATGATGTTAAAGAATTAATTGCAAGATTAGCCGTAGACGTTATTGGAACATGTGCTTTTGGAGTGAAAGTGGATTCCTTAAAGgacaaaaataatgaatttttcgtAACTTCGAGGAGTCTCATAAACTTCACTTCGATATCcctacaaattaaatttattctctATATCATTTGTCCACAAATAATGAAGTTCttcaaaatttctttcttttcggAAGCTGCTAGTAATTTTATTCGTAAAATCGTCCTTGATACAATGAAGACAAGAGAAGAAAAGAATATCATTCGACCTGATATGATTCATCTCTTGATGGAGGCTAAGAAAGGAAATTTAATTGACGCTGGAAATGATAAAGATTCTGCAGGATTTGCAACAGTTGAGGAATCAGACATTGGAATGAGAACTTTTATTAAAAGATCTTGGAAGGATGATGAACTTGTTGGGCAGTGCTTTCTCTTCTTTTTGGCTGGGTATGAAGCACTATCTACAATCACAAGTTTTGTTATCTATGAAATCATGGTTAACACCGATGTACAAGATAAACTCTATCAAGAAGTTTCTGAAATGGACAAAAAATCAGAAGAAAAATCTTTGAATTATGATACACTAAAACAACTCAAATATTTGGATATGGTTGTATCGGAAGTTCTGAGGAAGTGGAGTGGTCCAGCCCTTGATAGAGTTTGCACTCGAGATTTCACTTTCAAATACGATGTTGATAAGGAATACACTTTCCACAAGAACGATCTTATCTGGATCCCTACTGCAAGCTACCATCATAATCCAGAATTCTTTCCAAATCCGGAAAAATTCGATCCCGAAAGATTCAGTGATGAGAACAAAGATTCTATTAACTTATCGGCTTATGCACCTTTTGGGATTGGTCCTAGGAATTGCATTG GTTCTCGTTTTGCATTAATGGAGATGAAGTCAACCATCTACTATTTGGTATTGAACTTCCATGTTGAACCAACAGAGAAAACCCAAATTCCCATCAAATTTACTAATAGTGTAATAGGACTACAACCTGAGAAGGGAATTCATGCACAATTTCGTCCAAGATATTAA
- the LOC129798048 gene encoding probable cytochrome P450 9f2 produces MLFAFLIFTALAALFYYIYQFGTKNENIFVERGLGFRKPAFIVGNSFKTLTKQMGVYDFIKGISKDYPKERMVGFFDFRDPVVLILDPEIVKQLAVKEFDNFSDHKTVFKENSDNLFGNSLFALQGQKWKDMRATLSPAFTGSKMRLMCDLIVEICEQMVDFLKSEVTTKGLQTYETKELFSRLATDVIGTCAFGIKVNSLKEKDNNFYVTAKKVFSFNNFGTQIKFVFYRLCPWLMELLKVPLFDETGRGFMKNLVLNTMKTREEKKIVRPDMIHLLMEAQKGNLTHVTNEKDSAGFATVEESEIGLSGARRIWSEDEIVAQCFLFFLAGFDTVSTVISFIIYEIMLNTDVQEKIFEEISDMNRKLGGKAVKYESLQHLKYLDMVISEALRKWPPGPVVDRICNKDFTLKYDGDREYTFHKGEVFWIPIVNFHHNPEYYSNPEKFDPERFSDENKGSINTSAYVPFGVGPRNCIGSRFALMELKSIMYYLILNFHIEPTEKTQIPLRLAKSIFGLQTEKGIHVQFRPRNHETLI; encoded by the exons ATGTTATTTGCATTTTTGATATTTACGGCTCTGGCCGCTCTATTTTACTATATCTATCAGTTCGGGACAaagaatgaaaatatttttgttgaacGAGGATTGGGATTTCGTAAACCTGCTTTTATTGTCGGAAACTCCTTTAAAACTCTAACTAAGCAAATGGGAGTTTACGACTTTATAAAAGGTATTTCGAAGGATTACCCCAAAGAAAG AATGGTGGGATTTTTCGATTTTCGTGATCCTGTTGTTTTGATTCTCGATCCTGAAATCGTGAAACAACTTGCTGTAAAAGAGTTTGATAACTTTTCAGACcataaaacagtttttaaggaaaattctgATAATCTTTTTGGAAATTCATTGTTTGCCCTGCAAGGTCAAAAATGGAAGGATATGAGAGCAACCTTAAGTCCTGCTTTTACAGGAAGCAAGATGCGTCTTATGTGCGATTTGATTGTAGAGATTTGCGAACAAATGGTAGATTTTTTGAAATCAGAAGTTACCACCAAGGGTCTTCAAACATACGAAACCAAGGAACTATTTTCTAGACTGGCAACTGATGTTATTGGAACTTGCGCTTTCGGAATCAAAGTTAATTCCCTTAAGGAGAAAGACAATAATTTCTACGTTACCGCAAAGAAAGTTTTTTCCTTCAATAACTTTGGAACGCAAATAAAATTCGTGTTTTACCGACTATGTCCCTGGTTAATGGAATTACTGAAAGTTCCATTGTTTGATGAAACAGGCAGgggttttatgaaaaatctcGTTTTAAACACTATGAAAACGAGAGAGGAGAAGAAGATAGTTCGTCCTGATATGATCCATCTCTTGATGGAAGCTCAGAAGGGAAATCTAACTCATGTAACTAATGAGAAGGACTCTGCGGGATTTGCAACAGTCGAAGAATCTGAAATTGGATTGTCCGGTGCCAGAAGAATTTGGTCAGAGGATGAAATTGTAGCTCAATGCTTCCTATTCTTTTTGGCTGGATTCGATACAGTATCAACTGTTATTAGTTTTATTATCTACGAGATAATGCTCAATACAGATGTTCAGGAAAAGATTTTTGAAGAGATTTCTGATATGAACAGAAAACTTGGCGGAAAAGCTGTGAAATATGAGTCCCTTCAGCATCTCAAGTACTTAGACATGGTCATATCGGAAGCTCTGAGAAAATGGCCACCAGGTCCTGTTGTCGATAGAATTTGTAACAAGGATTTCACTTTAAAATACGACGGTGATAGAGAGTACACCTTCCATAAGGGCGAGGTCTTCTGGATTCCTATTGTCAATTTCCATCACAATCCCGAGTACTATTCCAATCCAGAAAAGTTTGATCCCGAGAGATTTAGTGATGAGAACAAGGGCTCTATTAATACTTCAGCGTATGTTCCTTTTGGAGTTGGACCAAGGAATTGTATTG GCTCTCGATTTGCATTAATGGAACTAAAATCAATTATGTACTACTTGATCCTGAACTTCCACATTGAACCAACGGAAAAAACTCAGATTCCTCTTCGACTGGCTAAGAGTATATTTGGATTGCAAACAGAGAAGGGAATTCATGTGCAATTTCGACCAAGAAATCATGAAACTCTGATTTAA